From the Candidatus Krumholzibacteriota bacterium genome, one window contains:
- a CDS encoding transposase — translation MVVVKHTHGEGVRFHPHLHTLPAAGGWDEERAWRPLPSCNHSVLRELFQIEVFRFLRERELLSRERMEMILSPKPFGV, via the coding sequence ATGGTTGTGGTAAAACACACCCATGGAGAAGGGGTAAGATTTCATCCTCATCTCCACACCCTGCCCGCAGCAGGCGGCTGGGATGAAGAGAGAGCCTGGCGCCCCCTGCCCTCCTGCAACCATAGCGTGCTTCGTGAACTTTTCCAGATAGAGGTCTTCCGCTTCCTGAGAGAGCGGGAACTCCTGAGCAGGGAACGTATGGAAATGATCCTCTCGCCAAAGCCATTCGGGGTTTAA